A window from Drosophila nasuta strain 15112-1781.00 chromosome 3, ASM2355853v1, whole genome shotgun sequence encodes these proteins:
- the LOC132789701 gene encoding LOW QUALITY PROTEIN: PAX-interacting protein 1 (The sequence of the model RefSeq protein was modified relative to this genomic sequence to represent the inferred CDS: deleted 1 base in 1 codon; substituted 1 base at 1 genomic stop codon) yields MENLKISEKLFEDVIYYVLGSLDDEGERLLKNGGAQSKLYLSDQITHLICASNYSEEELSMNLDLYNVIPVTEQWISHSAKLGRMAGTRAFHPSLQRFLRGIRVAITNVVASDRRRLYAMLTFHGAIVTHSFGATNSHLVCGAATGGIYNKALALPKNAIQIVTPDWVTDCLKCKASLPCEPYHPRLLKPIEKQRAQKQQQQQQQNLQQQQQQQQQQQQQQQLQQQLAQQQQVQQQQLVQQLPQQQQPQAASAPLSDILGYVDDSAAKIANIKSHLQASAERAAAEQQQQQQQQQQQQLQQQQQQQQQLPQQAQQQVVFVRPRNLQQQQQQQMQQQQQHVQQGAPQAPPPPPPQQQQQQIIIQQQKIIPANQLQQQQQVQQQQQQQIKNILQQQRQMKNTQQQQQQQIQLMQQQDQQQQQQQQQQQQILQQQQPRLPTTPTMSQPPLPTGRQTPRTPQPSTTPQPMQSPQQQQLPQQQQQLPQQQQQQLPSQQQHQQVPVSPQMLQQHILRQQHMLQQQQLQLQHNIQAGQSLTPQQQALQRQIQQQQQQLLQQQQQLQQQIQQMQQQQQQQQQLPQQQQQQPLQQQQSPRLVQNRSPVMPPNTPSPSLQQQQHMPGSSNMLPPQSPRQLQSPAPQMTPPPPPSPQSAQQLLRQQQHLQQSRQQQQQHMMGSPQQQAPSAAMMSPQQQPFQQPVHQQQRMQLQQQQQQQLAQQQQQQQQSPQHISAPQSPQISQTPPMTNKPQQQAQHQQQTQQQQQQQQSFVQPIDPTDPVQVAQVLSRSTLSSNQDSLIMRQQQIKQQQLQQQQQQQQQQQQQMPPQQHTPSPRQSPLHQQQPTTPTQQQQEREXPLQQQQPATIQQQLVPGPQQQQQLVAAPQQQQGQQQQQQQVITQRHVINTSTAQGQQIIQSHMMNIQQQKQQQMLQLQQQQQQIIPQQQQPQQQPQQQQQQLTQQQQLPPQQLQQQQVQFTQQQNIALGTGGQVRIIQQTIQPPQQPQQQQLMGQQFVHQQQPQQQQQQVLAQQPQQHPLQQQQQPQQQQQQQAPTMQTKKFIISQQQFNQLSVQQQQQILAQNQQNQNVFIVNSTNISQQQQQQQQLVQQRQMLQQQQQQQQQQQQQLQPNQMMLQPQQQSPQQQQQAPQQIQQQLLTQQQQQQRLQMQQQQQPQQQQIVINQQVISDPQRLQYLQQQQLLQQKQQQQQQQQLVGSPQQQQQILIQQQQTMPQQQQQQQQPPQQIMQQVLIKQQQLTQRTPPPQSPQQQQQQLMLQQQSPQHHTQLQQQPHWSPQSPVTNQLAPATPGTPTTSMGMPSPLPGTPTTPQQQQQAPPQFAPRGMRPQTPWPAQKQQQQSPQAQQPQQQQQQQTQQLVLPPPQQPQQQQQRQLIHLDEKTHAHFMSLDGQKRAEYISKLNQTTPRVMLRQQVAYQPRPGAPGGVVATRAPGPGPVPGPGTPHIIVQSQMPAGLTQHEQMIWLQQQGTRQVVVRAGGAPGLTPIAQQQQQPGAAPQQLPQQQQQQQQQFDPNQQMLLQRQQLRVQQIPMQQAVQPGQLGKQTVQLITGPNGQLIEQQTIVQQPQQQQQQPTTPGTPTTPGTAVVVGGANGGNIMTQTLVMSTAAPDGQQQQQQQTPQQMNLKTKTALANMLSNRLGNNGAQVTPQQQQQLIAMGDAQQQQQQQQIVQQVVVTGPQQQQQQQLLLQQQQQQLVAQQQQLPNAPQQHVEPPSAAGALRMMGQQHNAAVGVAGPPRTQQELLLLQQQQQQQQQQQQQQQQQMLQPQQMRRVVGVPQQQQQMPQQHLVQQQIVVAPPPPNVQQQQQQLQVGGMPVQVAGPPHAYIARPGQPPIPMPPRPQFYGHNPNLKLPSDLFLVGCTFFIVEYDETDSDELPIWLDTIRQFGGDIERVYCPRVTHVICRTQRHGMVMQALRDAKRCVTAYWLSDICLKRQLMPPWQPLHLPFPSQFGYRKPLERYIITSEGFEGEEVVRLQQMAEECGAIYTSYLSKVNTLVVCKQLEGNKFNAAKEWNIPMVNALWLSDVCIGNLSGLTQYDNPKYQQYNLVAPFRIECNLVAHLLTAWKAPINLTQEAHERVKRHLSDPFANEQKLKRQKMSVYQEHLPEQIVCLEYPQSTKPPKVIFSQVADAESLKRAVILLGGIVVDSPTDATHLVMTRESRTCKLIQACCHVDYVLKSSWLVDSAKAGKFVPPDDYRIQHIPVDENLQFDLDTVLCAPTRSTLFAGKCFFVTPDVFPAREEIIRMIESSGGKVELKRRTGAAVAEAHVQAPDSYIIVTCPTDMHLCADLTRHGNPKCHIVSTEFVMSSILRQQLEIEPNLIPYLYNNNVSNSSGGINNLNNINSSSSNLNSMNNKS; encoded by the exons atggaaaatttaaaaattagcGAAAAGCTATTCGAAGATGTGATCTACTATGTGCTCGGCAGCTTGGATGATGAG GGCGAACGACTGCTGAAGAACGGCGGCGCACAATCGAAACTTTATCTTTCGGACCAAATCACACATTTAATATGCGCCAGCAACTATTCGGAGGAGGAGCTGTCCATGAATCTGGATCTCTACAATGTGATACCCGTCACGGAACAATGGATCTCGCACAGCGCAAAGCTCGGACGCATGGCCGGCACCCGCGCGTTCCATCCGAGCTTGCAGCGTTTCTTACGCGGCATCCGCGTCGCCATCACCAATGTGGTGGCCAGCGATCGACGTCGTCTGTATGCCATGCTCACGTTTCATGGTGCAATTGTCACACACAGTTTTGGGGCAACGAACTCGCATCTGGTATGCGGTGCTGCCACTGGAGGGATCTACAATAAAGCGCTGGCGCTGCCGAAGAATGCCATACAGATTGTGACTCCCGATTGGGTGACAGATTGCCTCAAGTGCAAGGCGTCGCTACCTTGCGAACCGTATCATCCCAGGCTGCTGAAGCCCATCGAAAAGCAGCGCgcacagaagcagcagcaacaacagcaacagaatctgcaacagcagcaacaacaacagcagcagcagcaacaacaacagcagttgcagcagcaattggcacagcagcagcaagtgcagcagcaacagttggtGCAGCaattgccacagcagcagcaaccacaggcAGCTTCCGCTCCACTGTCGGATATTCTGGGTTATGTTGATGACAGCGCGGCCAAGATTGCGAACATAAAGTCGCATCTGCAGGCATCCGCAGAGCGTGCTGCGGccgaacagcaacaacagcagcaacaacagcagcaacaacaactgcagcagcagcagcaacaacagcagcaattgccACAACAAGCGCAGCAACAAGTTGTCTTTGTGCGTCCACGTaacctgcagcagcagcagcaacaacaaatgcaacagcagcagcaacatgtgcAGCAGGGAGCACCGCAGgcgccaccaccaccgccaccacagcaacaacaacagcaaataataatacagcAACAGAAAATTATACCGGCGaatcaattgcagcagcaacagcaagtgcagcagcagcagcagcagcagattaagaatatattgcagcagcaacggcaaatgaaaaatacacaacagcagcagcaacagcaaattcAGCTAATGCAGCAACaggatcagcagcagcaacaacaacaacagcagcagcaacaaattttgcagcaacagcaaccacggCTGCCAACCACGCCTACCATGTCGCAGCCTCCCTTGCCAACTGGACGACAAACGCCGCGCACGCCGCAGCCATCAACAACACCGCAACCCATGCAAtcaccacagcagcaacagctaccacaacaacaacagcaattaccccagcagcaacagcagcaattgccctcacagcagcaacatcaacaggtGCCGGTGTCACCGcaaatgctgcagcagcacatATTGCGGCAGCAACAtatgctgcaacagcaacaattgcaactgcagcataACATACAAGCCGGACAAAGTTTGACACCGCAGCAACAGGCACTTCAGCGACAaatacagcagcagcaacagcaattgctgcaacaacaacagcagctgcaacagcaaatccagcaaatgcaacaacagcagcagcaacaacaacaattgcctcagcaacagcaacaacaaccgttgcagcaacagcaatcaccGCGGCTCGTGCAGAATCGTTCGCCTGTGATGCCTCCAAATACGCCGTCACCTTCgttacaacagcagcaacatatgCCCGGtagcagcaacatgttgccccCGCAATCGCCCCGACAACTGCAATCGCCAGCACCACAAATgacaccgccaccgccaccctCACCGCAAAGCGCCCAACAATTGTtgcgccagcagcaacatttgcagcagagtcgccagcagcagcaacaacatatgATGGGCTCCCCGCAACAGCAGGCGCCGTCAGCTGCCATGATGTCGCCGCAGCAACAGCCATTCCAGCAGCCAGTGCATCAGCAGCAACGcatgcaattgcaacagcagcagcaacaacaattggcacaacaacaacagcagcagcaacagagtcCGCAGCACATTTCGGCGCCACAATCGCCACAAATTTCACAAACGCCGCCCATGACAAACAAGCCGCAGCAACAAgcacaacaccagcaacagacacaacagcagcaacaacaacagcaatcatTTGTGCAACCAATTGATCCAACAGATCCAGTGCAAGTAGCTCAAGTTTTGAGTCGTTCCACGCTCAGCAGCAATCAGGACTCGCTGATTATGCGTCAGCAACAGataaagcagcaacaactgcaacagcagcaacaacaacagcagcagcagcaacaacaaatgccaccacaacaacatacGCCATCGCCGCGACAATCACCGCTACATCAACAGCAACCCACAACGccaacgcaacaacaacaggagaGAGAGTAA ccccttcagcaacagcaacctgCAACGATTCAGCAACAACTGGTACCTGgtccacaacagcagcagcagttagTGGCT GCcccccaacaacagcaagggcaacagcagcagcagcaacaagtcaTAACACAGCGACATGTCATCAACACATCGACAGCACAAGGACAACAAATCATTCAGAGTCACATGATGAACAtacaacagcagaagcagcaacaaatgctacaattacagcagcaacaacaacagataataccacaacagcagcagccacaacaacaacctcaacagcagcagcagcagctaacacaacagcaacagttgccaccacagcagctgcagcagcaacaggtgCAGTTTACCCAGCAACAGAATATTGCTCTGGGCACAGGTGGACAAGTGCGGATAATACAGCAGACAATACAGCCAccgcaacaaccacagcagcagcaactgatgGGACAACAGTTTGTacatcagcaacaaccacagcagcagcagcaacaagtgctggcacagcagccacagcaacat ccgctgcagcaacaacaacaaccgcagcagcagcaacaacaacaggcgcCGACGATGCAGACTAAAAAGTTCATCATCAGTCAGCAGCAATTCAATCAACTCAgtgtgcagcaacaacagcaaattcTCGctcaaaatcaacaaaatcagaatgTGTTTATTGTCAACTCGACAAATAtatcacagcagcagcaacaacagcaacagttggtgcaacaacgacaaatgttgcagcagcaacaacaacagcagcagcaacaacaacaacaattgcagccCAATCAAATGATgctgcagccacagcaacaatcaccgcaacaacaacagcaggcgcCACAGCAAATACAGCAGCAATTGctaacgcagcagcagcaacaacaacgtttgcaaatgcagcaacaacaacaaccacagcagcagcaaattgtgATAAATCAGCAAGTGATCAGCGATCCGCAGCGACTGCAATatctgcaacagcagcaactgttgcagcagaagcagcaacaacaacagcagcagcaacttgtgGGTTctccacagcagcagcagcaaatacttatacagcagcagcagacgatgccacaacagcaacaacaacagcagcagccaccacAGCAAATCATGCAACAAGTGCTGatcaagcaacaacaactgacgCAACGCACGCCGCCACCGCAATccccacagcaacagcaacaacagctaatgttgcagcagcaatcacCGCAACATCACACacagctacaacagcaaccgcaCTGGTCGCCGCAGAGCCCAGTGACCAATCAATTGGCGCCTGCAACGCCGGGCACGCCCACCACCAGTATGGGCATGCCGTCGCCGCTGCCGGGCACGCCAACAAcaccgcaacaacagcaacaggcgcCGCCACAATTTGCACCACGTGGCATGCGACCACAGACGCCTTGGCCTgcacaaaagcagcagcaacaatcgcCACAAgcgcagcagccacaacaacaacagcagcagcaaacacagcAGCTGGTGTTGCCGCCaccacagcaaccacaacagcagcagcagcgacaactcATCCATCTGGACGAAAAGACGCATGCTCACTTCATGTCGCTGGATGGCCAAAAACGTGCCGAGTACATATCGAAGTTGAATCAAACCACGCCCCGAGTTATGCTCCGCCAACAGGTCGCCTATCAGCCCCGACCTGGTGCACCAGGCGGTGTCGTAGCCACACGTGCACCCGGCCCAGGACCGGTGCCCGGACCCGGCACGCCGCACATCATTGTGCAGAGCCAGATGCCAGCGGGCTTGACGCAGCACGAGCAGATGATTTGGCTGCAGCAGCAGGGCACACGTCAGGTTGTTGTACGTGCCGGCGGAGCACCTGGACTTACGCCAAttgcgcagcaacaacagcaaccaggcGCGGCaccgcagcagctgccacagcaacaacagcagcagcagcaacaatttgatCCCAATCAGCAAATGTTGCTgcaacgacagcagctgcGTGTGCAACAGATACCAATGCAACAGGCGGTGCAGCCAGGGCAGCTGGGCAAGCAGACGGTGCAGTTGATAACGGGACCAAATGGTCAGCTCATAGAGCAGCAGACAATtgtgcagcagccacagcaacaacaacagcaacctaCCACACCGGGCACGCCCACAACGCCAGGAACAGCGGTGGTTGTGGGCGGCGCCAATGGCGGCAACATTATGACGCAAACTCTGGTCATGTCGACAGCAG CGCCTGatggacagcagcagcaacagcagcaaacgccGCAACAGATGAACCTAAAGACCAAGACAGCGCTGGCCAACATGCTGAGCAATCGACTCGGCAACAACGGTGCACAAGTAacaccgcagcagcaacaacaactgattGCCATGGGCgatgcacagcagcagcaacaacaacaacaaatagtaCAACAAGTGGTGGTAACGggaccacagcagcaacaacagcagcaattattgctacaacagcaacaacagcaattggtggcacagcagcaacagctgcccaATGCACCGCAGCAACATGTGGAGCCGCCTTCGGCAGCTGGCGCGCTGCGCATGATGGGACAACAACACAATGCtgcagtgggcgtggcaggaCCACCGCGCACCCAACAagaactgttgctgctgcagcaacaacagcaacaacaacagcagcagcagcaacaacagcaacagcaaatgctGCAGCCACAGCAAATGCGACGCGTTGTCGGCgtgccgcagcagcaacaacagatgCCACAGCAACACCTGGTGCAACAGCAGATTGTGGTGGCCCCACCGCCGCCCAacgtgcagcagcagcagcaacagttgcaagtGGGCGGCATGCCAGTGCAAGTGGCTGGTCCGCCACACGCCTACATCGCGCGTCCGGGCCAGCCGCCAATTCCCATGCCACCGCGACCGCAATTCTACGGCCACAATCCGAACCTGAAGCTGCCGTCCGACTTGTTCTTGGTCGGCTGCACCTTCTTCATTGTGGAGTACGACGAAACGGATAGCGATGAGCTGCCCATTTGGCTGGACACCATTCGGCAGTTCGGCGGCGACATTGAGCGTGTCTATTGCCCGCGCGTGACGCACGTCATCTGTCGCACCCAGCGACACGGGATGGTGATGCAGGCGCTGCGCGATGCCAAGCGTTGTGTGACCGCCTATTGGCTGAGCGACATTTGCCTGAAGCGTCAATTGATGCCACCGTGGCAGCCGCTGCATTTGCCCTTCCCCAGTCAGTTTGGCTATCGCAAGCCGCTGGAACGTTACATCATCACCTCGGAGGGCTTTGAGGGTGAGGAAGTGGTGCGTTTGCAGCAAATGGCCGAGGAATGCGGAGCCATTTACACCTCGTATCTGTCCAAGGTGAACACGCTGGTGGTGTGCAAACAGCTCGAGGGCAACAAGTTCAATGCGGCCAAAGAGTGGAACATACCCATGGTGAATGCGCTCTGGCTGAGCGATGTCTGCATTGGCAATCTGAGCGGACTGACGCAGTACGACAATCCCAAGTATCAACAGTACAATCTGGTCGCACCTTTCCGTATCGAATGTAATCTGGTGGCGCATCTGCTGA CTGCGTGGAAGGCGCCCATAAATCTGACGCAAGAGGCGCATGAGCGCGTCAAGCGGCATCTCAGCGATCCGTTCGCCAATGagcagaagctgaagcgaCAGAAGATGAGCGTCTATCAGGAGCATCTGCCGGAGCAAATTGTGTGCCTTGAGTATCCGCAGAGCACGAAGCCACCGAAGGTCATCTTCTCGCAGGTTGCCGACGCGGAGTCCCTCAAAAGAGCAGTCAT ACTGCTGGGCGGCATTGTGGTGGACAGTCCGACGGACGCGACGCATCTGGTCATGACGCGCGAGAGTCGCACTTGCAAGCTAATCCAGGCCTGTTGCCATGTCGACTATGTGCTCAAGTCCAGCTGGCTGGTGGACAGCGCCAAGGCTGGCAAGTTTGTGCCCCCCGATGACTATCGCATCCAGCACATACCCGTGGATGAGAATCTGCAATTTGATTTGGACACGGTGTTGTGTGCACCAACGCGCTCTACGTTGTTCGCCGGCAAATGTTTCTTTGTGACGCCGGATGTGTTTCCAGCCCGGGAGGAAATCATACGTATGATTGAATCGTCTGGCGGCAAGGTGGAACTGAAGCGACGCACCGGTGCCGCCGTTGCAGAGGCGCATGTTCAGGCCCCCGACTCGTACATCATTGTCACCTGCCCGACCGATATGCACTTGTGTGCTGATCTCACGCGACATGGCAACCCCAAGTGTCACATTGTGTCCACGGAGTTTGTGATGAGCTCCATACTGCGACAGCAGTTGGAAATCGAACCCAATCTGATACCCTACCTCTACAATAACAACGTTTCCAACAGCAGTGGCGGCATCAACAACCTCAACAACAttaatagcagcagcagtaacttGAACAGCATGAACAACAAATCCTAG
- the LOC132789669 gene encoding GATOR complex protein NPRL3 produces the protein MEVNPLAVILVYFDSKGDRLLYRYPYQTLGQTLKLEEPHEEQLNKKRNPFAVASTDDLLQTPTHQHPTQAQGQGQGQLQGFADDVLSALFAVKPQLCNQKFELKLNDVRFVSHPTLISVVPAVTSNSASNQTTTSGSNAASSSMAVTVAKKQQMLINIVFALHAQASYSIVKCYHELSKRLGLALKFEEQRSGYLTEQTAYMARTHDEQQQQPLERTFELIAERCSLAKALKSICNDLCTTGLLSTTLNSNLTLTFCLPAKAHQLHKKGSMVDPETIDRCLRALKPYHGMLLLVDFAELLDCVPPTGARMLWQLVDAYNPLISLQSMASNADLSIEHVYKLVSHLVYWAKATIIYPLCETNVYVIAPDAPLHTKSHLVEKFSTRFAGMSLFEVISDFSLPTSIGHLTTPLQQPARQGILAQMVLWMLQHHLLMQLHTYVQFMPSDDDEFGDSASCNQTHMPGSCDNLTEEERDEDPLHGGSILSMSSQPLPMPVNANRRPMVEDHDSLASDNIAVQPSSSHKSNFSMTASLSTDNCDSLDSMEDEQKLKELLQVFNDADRAAIRRIPASLNVDDLSLLVKLYQMGYFKSEHHLEEIMYFENLRRSQLLQLLDKFRDVLIIYETEDPAIASMYNNK, from the coding sequence ATGGAGGTAAATCCGCTGGCCGTGATACTTGTCTATTTCGACAGCAAAGGCGATCGTCTGCTGTATCGCTATCCATACCAAACACTCGGCCAAACGCTCAAATTGGAAGAGCCGCACGAAGAGCAACTGAACAAAAAGCGCAATCCCTTCGCCGTCGCAAGCACTGATGACCTGCTGCAAACGCCCACGCATCAACATCCGACCCAAGCTCAAGGTCAGGGACAGGGACAGCTGCAGGGCTTTGCAGACGATGTGTTGTCTGCTTTGTTTGCAGTCAAGCCGCAACTTTGCAACCAGAAATTCGAGCTCAAACTAAACGATGTGCGCTTCGTCAGTCATCCCACTTTGATCAGCGTGGTGCCTGCTGTGACATCCAATTCAGCGTCAAATCAAACCACAACGTCTGGTAGCAATGCAGCTAGCAGCAGCATGGCTGTAACTGTGGCAAAGAAGCAACAAATGTTGATCAACATTGTGTTTGCTCTGCATGCACAGGCAAGTTACTCTATTGTCAAGTGCTACCACGAGTTAAGCAAGCGCCTGGGACTGGCGCTCAAATTTGAGGAACAACGCAGTGGCTATCTAACGGAACAAACGGCGTACATGGCGCGCACCCATgacgaacagcaacaacagccgctGGAACGCACCTTTGAGCTGATCGCAGAACGTTGCAGCTTGGCTAAAGCGCTTAAGTCAATCTGCAATGATTTGTGCACCACGGGATTGCTGAGCACCACGCTGAACTCGAATTTAACGCTGACCTTTTGTCTGCCCGCAAAGGCACATCAGCTGCACAAGAAGGGTAGCATGGTGGATCCGGAGACAATTGATCGTTGTCTCCGCGCACTGAAGCCCTATCATGGAATGTTGCTACTCGTAGACTTTGCCGAGCTGTTGGACTGTGTGCCACCAACGGGGGCCCGCATGTTGTGGCAACTGGTGGACGCATACAATCCGCTCATCAGTCTGCAGAGCATGGCCTCAAATGCGGATCTGAGCATTGAGCATGTCTACAAGTTGGTCTCGCATCTGGTTTACTGGGCCAAGGCCACCATCATCTATCCACTGTGCGAGACGAATGTCTATGTGATTGCGCCAGATGCGCCGCTGCACACCAAGTCGCATCTGGTGGAGAAGTTCTCGACGCGCTTTGCGGGCATGTCGCTGTTTGAGGTCATTTCCGACTTCTCGTTGCCCACATCGATTGGACACTTGACGACGCCGCTACAGCAGCCGGCTCGTCAGGGCATTCTGGCCCAAATGGTGCTGTGGATGCTGCAGCATCATCTGCTCATGCAACTACACACCTACGTACAGTTTATGCCCAGCGATGACGATGAGTTTGGCGACTCCGCCTCATGCAATCAAACCCACATGCCCGGCAGCTGTGACAATCTGACAGAGGAGGAGCGCGACGAGGATCCACTGCACGGTGGCTCCATCTTGAGCATGTCCAGCCAACCTTTGCCGATGCCCGTCAATGCCAACAGGCGTCCGATGGTGGAGGATCACGACTCGCTGGCCTCGGATAACATTGCAGTGCAGCCGTCAAGTAGCCACAAGTCAAACTTTAGCATGACGGCATCGCTGAGCACCGACAACTGCGATAGCTTGGACTCCATGGAGGACGAGCAGAAGTTGAAGGAGCTGCTGCAGGTGTTCAATGATGCCGATCGTGCCGCCATTCGCCGCATTCCCGCCTCCCTGAATGTGGATGATCTGTCGCTGCTGGTGAAGCTTTATCAGATGGGATACTTTAAGAGCGAGCATCATCTCGAGGAGATCATGTACTTTGAGAATCTGCGACGgtcgcagctgctgcagttgcttgACAAGTTTCGCGACGTGCTCATCATTTATGAGACCGAAGATCCCGCCATAGCCTCaatgtacaacaacaaataa